A window of Rosa rugosa chromosome 7, drRosRugo1.1, whole genome shotgun sequence genomic DNA:
CAAGCTCTATTTTAGAAACTTGTATTTTATAAAGGAGTGGCATCTTTTCGAATGGAAAGCCAGGTCGGAGTTCGCATGTGAGTTGAAGGTGCCGTCCATAAGTAATACTACTAATGGACAATCTATCATTACCAGAACTGGGTTTGACACTTATGATCCGTGCATGATGATTGGTCATTCTTTCACTTTTCCTGTTGCCTTGAGGATTTGTTTCTGCTTGTTGATTTTCtgtctttttgttgtttttttttaagttttatatACAGGCTGCTGCTCTGGTTTTGATTATAGTTACATGGTTACTCTTTACCGTGTAATGGGGAAAAAAGTGGAAGAAAACAGATCATGTAtttgtttcaatttttcatattagtattttttttttttgagaatgaatttTTCATTAGTATTTTAAGAAGTTAGTAAGACGAAAAAagtggaagaagaaagagaggttATTGATTATCATGTATTTGTTTCAAATTGTTTTTATAAGTATTTTAAGATTTGTGTCATTTTTATTCccattagagcatctccaacaataaAGTTATTTTGTTAGCTATATTTGGCTAAAAGAGATGTATAGGTAGTTTAGTTTTTGAAATCTGCTCCAGCAAGATAAGTTAAATCATTagctaaattaaattaaaaaaatgctctctctttctctctctcgagaAAATCTCAGGCCGCAGCCGGCCTTGCTTGGCGGCAACGGTGCTGCAAATTGCTTGACTCTCGGTGGAGAGGTTTCCGGACTGCATAGTGGCTCGGTACTTTGGAGGTGGAAGGGTGGCGGCGCTCCTCTTTCTTCTCCCCTACTTGGCGGCAGCGGCGACTGGCTTCGACGGTGTCCAATGATGGCGGTCAGTTTGGCTGCGAAGACGCGAGTTGTTCGATTGACACTAAGCGACGCTGGACCTTTCGTTTCGGGCGAGGTCGGACGGGAATTCATTGTCGGCTGGGATCAAGTCGATCTGGATTCAGATCCGATAGGAGACATCTTGGAGGTGATGGAGGTGCCCGGGGCAGCTGGTTGTCTTTGGTTCTTGAGGGCAAAGCATCTGGGCTTCGATGGTGGAGGCGGTAATTTGTCTCGGGTTGTTGACATTGGGTTTGATCTGTGGGCCACCGGCGGTGTTTTCGACGGCGGTGGAGGTGGGACAGAAGCTGGCATGTATGGTGGCGGCGGCTTGCTTGCTTTTTCATCTAGGTTTTGCCCTAGGTGTTATGATTGGGCTGCTAGGGTTTTTTGGACCCATGCAGTTATTTAATCCTTACGTTTTAATGTAGCTTTGGGCCTTCATTCGTTTGTGAATGATGGGCCTATTGTTTTCTTGCATTGAGCGGGAGAGAtcgcaaagaaaagagagacctCGTTGTCCATTTAATCTTCTTCGAGGctctacttttctttgttttgggcttaatcctaaaaggtgggtgtgctaggagaTTACTAGTTTGTTTGCTCTTTTGTTAGGGGGGCTTTGTAGTAGTTTCTAAGAAACGGTTCTTTTTGTCGACCCCACAGGGGTGGATCGTTTTTGTACTACTTGCTGAATCATATAATGGGATGAcctcttttactcaaaaaaaaaattagctaaATTAAATTGAACGTTGGAAAATATAACTTTTAGCcaaattctctctcctctctagctaaatatagctagagaaTTTAGCAAAAGCTATATTTAACTTTTGTTTAGTTATTATGCTGGAGTGAAATATTATcctaaaattagctaaaattttaaattattttgaaaTAAAGAGTCTGTTGGAAATGCCCTTACAACTTCTCTCTCTGAAATAAttttagcatatatatatatatatatatatcgacgCGTGGCAGCGTGTGGCGCGCTATTTGCCAAGTCTATGTTTGGATTATCATCATAATCCATAACTTGGGTTCATATTTGTATCCGGACCGGCCCGGATCTCCAAAGCCAAATATTTGGCAAAGTTTTAGTTTGGATGAagcaatacacacacacacacccacatatatatatatatatatatatatatatatatatatatatatatatatatatatgttcgtACATATGAGTTGCTAAGAGTTGAAATATGGTGTAAATGGAACCACTACTAGCTAGGAAGTATTTTAATTCAAATAACAAACAATATAACAAGACCAAGAGCCGATATGCAAAAATAAGCACACAAAGAAACAGAATTCCAGCAAACAGGAACCAAGGAAATTAAGCTGATCCAACAAAGTGCGATAGAAACAGGAGTGCAAAGACTAGTATCTAGATCCTTGCATCCAGTATTGACCATATTCCGGCATTAGCCCCAATGAAAGGAAACTTTAAGTCGCATGTGATCTCGGAGTTGGCTTTCCAACTAGTGAACTTGGTGGCCGGCCAGTAATACTTGTTCCTGATATAGAGCTTGACAACAATATCAAAATTATCTTTAGTAATGAAACTGGTCGCCGGCACTTCGTGTTGGCCTTTGAATGACGGCGTGAGAAGAGTTATAGTCTTGTGCCCTTGGTAAAAGTCCGAGTTCAAATTTGCCATGCCAAAGCCGAACCACGTCGAGGTTGAGGTAGTGGTGGTCATGCATCTGGCTCAATTTGTAATAGGCCATGACGTCAATGTTGTCGTAATAGATGCCATAACGTCGGTTAAGATTTCGAAACGTGATGTTGAAGGCAAGATTGTAGTGGAGACTAATGGTGTCGTTGCTGGATTGGATGAAGTTGATCGAACTCGGTGAGGGATGCATGAGTCACATGAGACTTGACGATCACAGGAGGGAGATGCAGGAAATAGAAGACTGGGAGAGCGAGAGTGAGCATAATGATGGGGGCAATGAAATATTTGACAAATGGCTTAAGGTCAAGATCGGAGGAGCGTCCATGACTGAGCCTCTTGAAGCTCCAGGGGCAGAAGAATCGTCAAGCCAATTAATAAGCACGAGGAGGAAGAGGTATGGCCGTGGTTGAGGGCAAAGGAGGACGAGGTACGGCCATGATTGAGATTTGAGAGCAAGGTACAAGGTTTTAGGCTAGGATTGTTGATGTTTGCATTGTGCTATATACGCATATATATGTAGCTAATGGTTATgtatgaaaatatgaaattattaAAATTCTCATGTTTCCTTTTCTTGATCTCGATCTTTTTTCTTTAGGTAAGATATCTTAATCTATTCTTGCAAGGACATAGCAGATTGACCGCCTCATGCTCCTATAGGCACTGCACTAACCCTAAACCCTAGCTGCATTTCGGGTTGGCCAACACCCGCCACTAGCCCAGTTCCATTAAGGAAGACCTGATTTGCCATTAGATGGTTCGAACAGTCGAACAAGAGATCAGAGCATGAGATGAGGATTTTAAGTCCATCGGTCTAGCCTAGTACAACCATGTTGTGAAATAGGTAAATCCcataaagaagaaaagaaattctAGATGAAATTGCCTTCGCCTGCATCTAGGACAAGCACGACACACTTTATATCAATAACGCAGGACTGGAGCACGACATGGTCACATGAATCTGCTCAGATTTTGAATTTTAAAAGGATTTCTAAAACTTGAACGTGCATAAGATTTGATGGGTTAAATAAGCATGAAATGAATTCGGTCGAGATAAAAATAAACCCAATATAAAGTATGGTTTCTAAGTTTCGTGGGAAGCGATTTTACAAATCCGAATCTTGGAATGAACTTGCACCATTGAATTGGGTTTGCAAATTTCCTTGATACATTATTGTTAGGTTCatctcaaacaatcaaagcaatTTGGACCGCTTTTGTTTAAGCCtataaggccccgtttggttcgcaggaatgtcaaaattggaaaaggatttattttcctttccggACGGATATGGAATGaaatatgttttggtatttccatgttagtgtttggaatattactagaaattaaattttggaattagtttttcatttctattgtagtgtttggtaagtcataagaatgaaatatgaaattataattttcaataatgccctcttactaattaaagtacatcaatttataaggaatattggttgggaatataaatttttagagggataattaatgtaattttgcctttgacagtgggaaatggaaatagaataccacccctgactaggtaattctattcaggctttatgagggagtcaatttccagtcaaatcttattttttatttcctttccaatctttaattacaaccaaacggcacgtctgaatggaaaatgaaattaattcccattccataccatgatttcctgccatccaaacggggcctaaaattataaatatttaGTACAAGAATGGATTTCTTTTCCAAATCAAAAGAGAATTTTGGTAGCCAATTAGTAAATATAAAAAACTTACTAGtctttctccacacatgctctgcatgtgcaagtattttttttttttttctgaaaataaaaaagaaaacggtTATTGTAGAGAAGAGATAataggagagaaaagtgggttgtgggttatatttttatttatttttttaataaaagtatattttgtaaatgtcataactgtccttatgatttaattaattctcaaagtttattaattttttagggtcatttctgtcaaaattttagattttggctaacaaaccctcttctcttaataatagtatagatatgaaGACATAAGCTTTTTAGCTTATATAGTGGTGGGTCCCGCGTACGTGTATTGTCCAATGACTGATGAGTATAGAGCAAAGTGTGACACTCTTTGCTATTTTTCTCGTTTCCTAAATTGGATTTGGAATTTTATGTGATTTATTTACACACAGACTAAAACCAGTCTTCGTTTCTTCAAagcccaaaaaaacaaaaaacgcACATCTTTTCTTTCTCTCGGACCAAAAACTCCAGAAAATAACCAGAAGAATCccaaaagagagaaagaagaagatgcaTTCTTTTGGGTACAGAGCCAATGCTTTGCTCACCTTCGCGGTCACAATTCTCGCCCTCATGTGCGCCATGGCCTCCATGTCTGACAATTTCAACACCCCATCTCCCACTTCTCAAGTccaggtcttttttttttttttttttttttctgggtagATCTAGGATTCAAAGATTGTGAATTTGAAATACCCAGTTGGGTTTTTGGTTctgattttgattgttttgtttgtttaggtGCTGAATATCAATTGGTTTCAGAAGCAACCAAATGGGAACGACGAGGTAAATTTcgggtctttttttttttttgttggtttttgttttggtggaGTGTGTGTGTAAATTAGTCTGAATGTGATTTCAATTTGGTGTTGGGTTAAATGGGTTTTCGATTTTGATTGGTTTAGTCTCATCAAGTTATTAGTTGTCTGTTCTGAATTGAGTTTAAAGGTTGAAACTTTGAGGTTTATTATCTATGGGAATGGTGGTTTTGGGGTATATTTGCAACAATCTCTATGTTTTAATCCAGGTGTTGGAGGAAAAATGTAGAATTTCAGTGCATATTTTGGTTTCCGTGAGCTGTACATAACGTATACTATGTGAATATTAGGCTCCCTTTTGCTATACATGGGTGTGAGCTCATTGGCTGTCGACTTATTAAGTACTAAGATCACTGGCCTACGGCCGTGTGGTGAAGTGGATATTTCTCCTCAGCTCAAAGGACATCCGTGGTTTGACTATGATAGGTGGTAGTTTTTTGTTTCGAGATTAGGGACGGATATAAGAGAACAGAAAAGGGTTGCAACAATTTTCAGTTTATTAGGTTTCATGATTTTTAAATGCAAGATAGAATATTAACTTCTCGTCTTGATTCCTAATACAGTAGTTTCCTTACCTGCGGTTGGCTAGAATTTTAAATTGGAGGCATATATTTGTTTTAATAGTGTTCGAATAACTATTGAAACTCCTTTTTGTTGCTGGAGTGGGGAGTCTGGTGATTTGGTGCAGGTGTTGAGCACTCACAGATAATTACATCATGATCTGAAATGACAATTTTCACTCAATGAGTTACCAATTGAAAAATAGgtaaaaggaaagaagaaggtATTCAGTAGAGGTCTAGGTCACAACAAAGTTGATGTTTGGAGTAGTACAACTGCTCCAGAGATTCATGGACTGCTGTCCCATCTACACACTTAGGATTATCAACTTTAGATTTCCTTTGTTGACTTATAGAGGCCATGGAAGATAGGTGATTGAGATTTAAAATTGTTTGTATGGAACAAAGCGACAATTTGATATGAACTAATGGTTTTCACTGTATGCAGGTCAGCATGACACTGAATATATCAGCAGACTTGCAGTCATTGTTTACATGGAACACAAAGCAGGTTGACTACTCTGTGTGTATTAGCTGGATTTCGTTGCAACCTATACTGTTTcatgtttgtgttttaagtagTATTGGGTACATAAGTGGGTTTTTTCAGAATACTCTATGAGGGAGTTGGTGATAATCTTGGTCTGAAGAGTAATAGTAAATATCATGCACCAGACTAGAAAAACAAGAGTCAAGTAACTACTTTCAGTTCTATCAAGAAGCTGTCTTTGTTTTCACCTACATTGTTTAATGTGTGTGCTTCAAGTAGTCTTGGGTACACGAGTGGGTTCTCAAGAATACACTATGAGGGAGTCAATGTTAGCTGGATTTTGTTGTTACCTACATTGTTTAATTTGCGATTTAGTAATGGGTAGTACAAGAACCCTGAGGTATCAGTGACAATCATGGTCTAAAGAGTAACTATTACTCATCATGCACAAGACTAAAAAACCAAGACTAAAGTAACTAGTTTAATTTCTATTGAGAAGCTGTCTTTGCTATCTTATGCTTTACTGCATTGTTATTGAAGTGTCTAGTGTAATTGAAGTTATGAAATCACACTAAGAGCAATGCAAACTCTGTACAAGAACCCTGAGGTATCAGTGACAATCATGGTCTAAAGAGTAACTATTACTCATCATGCACAAGACTAAAAAACCAAGACTAAAGTAACTAGTTTAATTTCTATTGAGAAGCTGTCTTTGCTATCTTATGCTTTACTGCATTGTTATTGAAGTGTCTAGTGTAATTGAAGTTATGAAATCACACTAAGAGCAATGCAAACTCTGTTCTGATTTTGTAGCCGGTTTATGTCATGTAGTTGTGTCACATAAATTTGAAGCTGATCCCTTTCTTGTTGTCTTGCAATCTGTGataggtttttgtttttctagcTGCTGAGTATGAAACCCCGAAGAACGCATTGAATCAGGTAAGCTATGGATAGCGATGAACATGTGCTTTTGAGTTATCTTTCTTCCATTTGTATTTCTGGTTATATATGTTTTGATGTTGATCTTTTTGGTCATTCCTTAGATACACATATCCACTCTATCCTTTAATTTCTTGTGGGCGCTGTTACCTTTATATTATATCCTAATTTCTTTATAAAGTCTTGCTGAAAATGTAGTGCTATTTTACAGGTCTCTCTTTGGGATGGTATCATACCTTCCCAAGAGCATGCCAAGTTTTGGATTCATACTTCAAACAAATACCGCTTTGTTGATCAGGTATGGTATCTTCATGGACTAGCTCTTTTCATTCCTCACATTTGTTGCTTAGCTTTCCAATGCAGTTTCTTGATAAATTGAAGATTGTTCATAATTTTGTTCCTTGTGCAGGGAAGCAATCTCCGAGGTAAAGAATTCAACTTGACATTGCACTGGCATGTCATGCCCAAGACGGGAAAAATGTTTGCTGACAAGATGGTCATGTCTGGATATCGCTTGCCACAAGAATATAGATGAGGGTGTCCTGTGTATCTTGTTGTTTATGTAGCTTTAGCCTCTTTAACAAGGGGATATAAAAAAGGTCATTTAAATTATAGACTTAGAAACAGGGAAGAGTTGCTTCtgataagaaaacaaaaacagagaGGGAATTTTTCTTGTATTTTTGGATTCACTGAACATGTTAATTATGAGAGATCTGGTCTTTAAGCTTGCTAGCTAGCTGTTTCTTGCTTCTCCTCAAACTTGCTTCCTTTTATTTTATCGTCTTTGGATATTtccttttgtttgtttgattgaaaATATAACTGGAGTTCCAGATTGTGGAATCGATACTATTGATCTTCACTAGAAGAGTATGGCAGAGTTTACTAAAAAGATGAATAAGTTTCGTAACCGCCGAACACTCTCCTAATTAAATAGGAGAGGTTCCAAAGGGACTGCCTAGTTGGAATGATAAGGTTTCTCCTCACCTGAACGGGAAAACCAACTTGTTTAGGAATCCtaaaaaatttgggaaaaccaATGCTCTGCTTTATATATTCCTAGTACAAATTGGTTTTCCTAATCCAGATATAAGTCAGAGTGCTTTTTTAGTCTCCAAATCTCTGCCTGAAAGTTTGGTTCTAGTTAGCGAATTAATTAAACGTCTAAAGATGGAGAGTTCTAGTTCAAGAGGACGAGAAACATCAGACAATCTGAAACCAATTGTGTTGGCTCTCAAAGCTCCGAAGAGGACCTACAGCGACGATACCACGAAGGGCCAGAAAAGACAGAAACAACAAGAACATGAAAAGGAGGAGACAGGAAAGAGAAAATGTGAAGCGACAACACAAGACCAGCATGATGAAGAGCAGAAGATAAAGAGAAATAAGAATACTGATGAGCAAGAAGAAGCTGTAGATACTGCCCAAGAATGTGagataaagaaaagaaagagagatcaAGAAGAAACCATAGCACTCTCACTAGAAGAGGAGGAAAGACTAGCAGTGTTacttgaaaagaagaagaaaaggaagagagaaGACGAAGAAACCTTAGCACCCTTACTCGAAAAGAAGAAGATGCAGAAAGAACAAGAAGCAGCAGCACTATTAATATTGAAAAACGAAAAGAAGAGGAGGCAGGAAAAAAAGCGAGAAGCAGCAGAAGACCttgaaaagaataaaagaaagagaaaacaagaagaaaCCCAAGCACTCTTACtcgaaaataataaaaagaggcagaaagaacaagaagaggaactagtagaaaaagaaaaaaagaaaaatacacggaaagaagaacaagaagcagCAGCACAAGACCTTGAAAACAAAAGGacgaaaagaaagagagaacaaAAACTCTTACTTGAAAGGAAGAACAATAG
This region includes:
- the LOC133723615 gene encoding signal peptidase complex subunit 3B, which produces MHSFGYRANALLTFAVTILALMCAMASMSDNFNTPSPTSQVQVLNINWFQKQPNGNDEVSMTLNISADLQSLFTWNTKQVFVFLAAEYETPKNALNQVSLWDGIIPSQEHAKFWIHTSNKYRFVDQGSNLRGKEFNLTLHWHVMPKTGKMFADKMVMSGYRLPQEYR
- the LOC133722684 gene encoding uncharacterized protein LOC133722684, encoding MESSSSRGRETSDNLKPIVLALKAPKRTYSDDTTKGQKRQKQQEHEKEETGKRKCEATTQDQHDEEQKIKRNKNTDEQEEAVDTAQECEIKKRKRDQEETIALSLEEEERLAVLLEKKKKRKREDEETLAPLLEKKKMQKEQEAAALLILKNEKKRRGA